One genomic region from Vidua macroura isolate BioBank_ID:100142 chromosome 18, ASM2450914v1, whole genome shotgun sequence encodes:
- the LOC128816244 gene encoding solute carrier family 2, facilitated glucose transporter member 11-like, translated as MSYNLFLLAFVLGMTGTFHYGLQVSIINSPAEYIQSFIRETWLKRYGSSPSAEMITLMWSLIVSIYSIGGLLGSSSAGYLSVRFGRKKAMLLANIPALLGAALMGLSRLCGSFEMIIAGRLFSGVCGGLTQNVHIMYAGECAPRKLRGLIAITASTFSAMGKFVGFALGLREVLGVEALWPILLAANAVPALAQLLTLPFFPDSPRYLLIDQKDKEGCIKAVKQLWGDGDHLAEINDMMSEQRAIGGEKVKSVWDLLRDRAVRWQLITLLLVVSCIQLVGANVVYSYAYSIFTKAGIPPAQTHYVSLGIGTTEIFSTVLCGFLIERAGRKTLLWKNYTVMALALGLLTVTLSLQDSFFWVPYCSVTLVFIFIMSFGIGPGGVACPLITEIFIQSYRPAAYVFNGVINWIQLFILGLVFPFIVEGLGNFCFIIFLTYCLSMAIFVFLVLPETKGKTMLQVKEEFNCLNYRGKKGQAALQQRKCSVVTVTRL; from the exons ATGAGCTACAACCTTTTTCTCCTGGCTTTTGTCCTGGGCATGACTGGAACCTTCCACTATGGATTGCAGGTCTCCATTATCAATTCTCCTGCTGAG tacaTCCAAAGTTTCATCCGTGAGACCTGGCTGAAGAGATATGGCTCCTCTCCCAGTGCAGAGATGATCACTTTGATGTGGTCCCTCATTGTGTCCATTTACAGCATTGGTGGGCTCCTGGGATCCTCATCTGCTGGGTATTTGTCTGTTAGATTTGGAAG GAAGAAGGCCATGCTGCTTGCCaacatccctgctctgctgggtgcAGCTCTGATGGGACTCAGCCGGCTCTGTGGATCTTTTGAGATGATCATTGCTGGAAGGTTATTTTCTGGAGTCTGTGGAG GTTTAACTCAGAATGTCCATATCATGTACGCTGGGGAATGTGCCCCACGGAAGCTCCGCGGGCTGATTGCCATAACAGCTTCTACCTTCTCTGCTATGGGAAAATTCGTAGGATTTGCTCTGGGTCTCAG AGAAGTTCTTGGAGTGGAGGCTCTCTGGCCAATTCTCCTGGCAGCCAATGCAGTCCCTGCCCTTGCTCAGCTTCTCACCCTCCCCTTCTTCCCAGACTCTCCCCGCTACCTGCTCATTGACCAAAAGgacaaggagggatgcatcaaaG ccgtgaagcagctctggggggATGGGGACCATCTGGCTGAAATAAATGACATGATGTCAGAGCAGAGAGCCATCGGTGGGGAGAAGGTGAAGAGTGTTTGGGACCTGCTGCGGGACAGAGCCGTGCGCTGGCAGCTCATCACTCTGCTCCTCGTGGTCTCCTGCATCCAGCTCGTCGGGGCCAACGTG GTTTACTCTTATGCATACAGTATCTTTACAAAGGCTGGAATCCCCCCTGCTCAAACCCATTATGTCTCCCTGGGGATTGGGACCACTGAGATCTTCTCCACAGTTCTATGT GGCTTCCTCATCGAGCGTGCAGGGAGGAAGACACTGCTGTGGAAAAACTACACAGTGATGGCCTTGGCTCTAGGGCTCCTCACAGTCACTCTCTCACTGCAG GACTCCTTTTTCTGGGTACCATACTGCTCTGTTACACTTGTCTTTATTTTCATCATGAGCTTTGGCATTGGGCCAG GTGGAGTAGCATGCCCCTTGATCACGGAAATATTTATTCAGTCATACAGACCAGCTGCTTATGTTTTTAATGGTGTTATAAACTGGATCCAACTCTTCATCCTTGGACTTGTGTTCCCTTTCATTGTG GAAGGTCTTGGTAATTTCTGTTTCATCATTTTCCTGACATACTGTCTGTCCATGGCTATTTTTGTATTCCTGGTGCTGCCAGAGACCAAAGGAAAGACCATGCTGCAGGTCAAGGAGGAGTTCAACTGCCTCAACTACCGTGGAAAGAAGGGGCAGGCAGCCCTACAGCAGAGAAAGTGCTCAGTGGTGACTGTTACTAGGCTTTAA